The proteins below come from a single Penaeus monodon isolate SGIC_2016 chromosome 23, NSTDA_Pmon_1, whole genome shotgun sequence genomic window:
- the LOC119587937 gene encoding UDP-glycosyltransferase UGT5-like: MFTICIRQLWHFPRSRSRNSGPRASKQQLVRGKKPTLGSEEKMRVALVLLLALAGAALGKLAPLEKPYKILMLLPVGTKSHKNFFTSVADALGERGHKVVMLSSYPASSKNPNVTEINHGLKDFDVENMNLFEARDDPTGGFSLLEDILPAMAKKLYEIPEVTELYDKREXXXXXXXXXTLFQMVYPFVHELTYMTIAAFGMDPCHSAVLGNVQNPAYVSGILEEYPSPLSLKHRFLNLMQHIFMPFYLRHWSLVPMIQKEISDIFPDLPPLLDIERNQSLTLINSHFSMEVAVPLLPSQVEVGAIHCRPAKPLPKDLESWISGAGPEGVVYFSLGTVARGTTMPVVYRDMFVEAFKRLKQRVIWKFEEKLEGVSDNVLIQKWLPQQDILGHPNVKVFITHGGLLSTQESLYHATPVVALPIFADQPKNAMAIQKHGLGVVLVWEELSVDLIVNSIQEVMNNPKYKRNAEEVMSVVRDQPETPRERAVFWTEYVVRHQGAPRLRSPAAKLSWVEFLMLDVLLVLHVAVYVAFCVLSRIIRAVKGKLFPRNVKKRKRD, translated from the exons ATGTTCACAATCTGCATCCGGCAACTCTGGCACTTCCCACGTTCAAGGTCGCGCAATTCAGGTCCGCGAGCCAGTAAGCAACAGCTTGTGAGAGGGAAAAAACCTACGCTTGGATCTGAAGAAAAG ATGAGAGTGGCACTTGTACTTTTGCTGGCACTGGCGGGTGCGGCTCTCGGGAAACTGGCTCCACTCGAGAAACCATACAAGATCCTCATGCTGCTGCCTGTGGGGACGAAGAGCCACAAGAACTTCTTCACGAGTGTTGCTGACGCCTTGGGCGAGCGAGGACACAAG GTGGTGATGCTGTCCAGTTATCCTGCGTCCTCCAAGAATCCCAATGTCACGGAGATCAACCACGGACTCAAGGACTTCGATGTCGAAAATATGAACTTATTTGAAGCCCGGGATGATCCCACGGGCGGCTTTTCTCTCCTGGAGGATATCCTGCCGGCCATGGCGAAGAAACTTTATGAAATCCCGGAAGTGACGGAGCTGTATGACAAGAGGGAAANNNNNNNNNNNNNNNNNNNNNNNN CAACCCTGTTTCAGATGGTCTACCCGTTTGTGCACGAGCTAACGTACATGACAATAGCAGCCTTCGGGATGGACCCGTGCCACAGCGCCGTCCTGGGCAACGTCCAGAACCCGGCCTACGTGTCTGGGATACTGGAGGAGTACCCGAGTCCACTCAGCCTGAAGCACCGCTTCCTGAACCTGATGCAGCACATTTTTATGCCGTTTTACTTGAGGCATTGGTCTCTTGTGCCTATGATCCAAAAGGAG ATCTCGGACATTTTCCCGGACCTTCCGCCGCTGCTGGATATCGAGCGCAACCAGAGCCTGACGCTGATCAACTCGCACTTCTCAATGGAAGTGGCTGTTCCTCTGCTGCCGTCGCAGGTGGAGGTGGGCGCCATCCACTGCCGCCCAGCGAAGCCTCTTCCCAAG GACCTGGAATCCTGGATTTCCGGCGCAGGGCCAGAGGGCGTCGTGTACTTCAGCCTGGGAACCGTTGCTCGTGGTACCACAATGCCTGTTGTGTACCGAGACATGTTTGTCGAAGCCTTCAAAAGGCTGAAGCAGAGAGTCATTTGGAAATTCGAAGAAAAGCTCGAAGGCGTCTCGGACAATGTGCTTATACAGAAGTGGCTACCGCAGCAGGATATTTTGG GCCATCCCAACGTGAAAGTGTTCATCACCCACGGAGGTCTTCTCAGCACCCAAGAATCCCTATACCATGCCACGCCCGTCGTCGCTCTGCCCATCTTTGCGGACCAGCCTAAGAACGCGATGGCAATCCAAAAGCATGGTCTTGGCGTTGTCCTGGTGTGGGAGGAACTCTCCGTCGATCTCATCGTTAACTCCATTCAAGAGGTTATGAATAACCCCAA GTACAAAAGGAACGCCGAAGAGGTGATGAGCGTGGTGCGGGACCAGCCGGAGACGCCGAGGGAGCGCGCCGTGTTCTGGACCGAGTACGTGGTCCGCCACCAGGGAGCGCCCCGCCTCAGGAGCCCGGCGGCGAAGCTCTCGTGGGTCGAGTTCCTCATGCTCGACGTCCTGCTGGTGCTCCACGTCGCCGTGTACGTCGCCTTCTGCGTTCTGTCGCGCATTATTAGGGCGGTGAAAGGGAAGCTCTTTCCGCGCaatgtgaagaagaggaagagggactgA